The genomic stretch AAACCTCAGACCTCCGATCAGTGTAAAGCTAACATCAAACAAGAATCATCAAAGCTCAGCACTGTTTTGGAAGACTCATCATCACCCTTGTCTCCAGTTCCATCCTTGAGTGATTTCTCCTCTTCAAGCACTGATTCTATGTTTGGGACTATCACAAACTGGATGGGAGATGAATATAGTACTATTTTATCAGACAAACTTGAAGAACCCATCAGTGGGGAATTTTGGACAGAATCATGTGTGGAAGGGAATTCTTACATCCAAGAGAATTTTCCAGAGACCTGGGCTTACCCAGGGATACTGttccctctttctcccttctcccttgaAGAGTCTTTCGGTTCATACGTATCCTATGAAGATAATTTCATGGAATTTGAGAAAATGGATGAAATTTGGTGATCTACTCTTTCAATATCTCAGAACTTCTTGACATGCAAATAGTTCTCTCTCCAACTGTCAATGAAGTCTAGTGGGTCTTCTGTCCCTTACTGGTCTATGGGAAGTCATGCAGCATTATAAGCCA from Macadamia integrifolia cultivar HAES 741 chromosome 11, SCU_Mint_v3, whole genome shotgun sequence encodes the following:
- the LOC122094374 gene encoding transcription factor MYB4-like, encoding MARTPSFDRSGLKKGAWTPEEDKKLVAYIKRYGHWNWRELPKFAGLSRCGKSCRLRWMNYLRPNIKRGNYSREEEDIIIKMHRALGNKWAAIAEKLPGRTDNEIKNHWHTSLKKRLKQNPTESESKPQTSDQCKANIKQESSKLSTVLEDSSSPLSPVPSLSDFSSSSTDSMFGTITNWMGDEYSTILSDKLEEPISGEFWTESCVEGNSYIQENFPETWAYPGILFPLSPFSLEESFGSYVSYEDNFMEFEKMDEIW